One Drosophila subobscura isolate 14011-0131.10 chromosome U, UCBerk_Dsub_1.0, whole genome shotgun sequence DNA window includes the following coding sequences:
- the LOC117902463 gene encoding ribonucleoside-diphosphate reductase large subunit, whose protein sequence is MLKNKTLKTAKLFVVKRDGRQEEVHFDKITSRIQKLCYNLNMDFVDPVSITLQVINGLYCGVTTQELDNLAAEISAGLTCNHADYAILAARIAVSNLHKETKKVFSDVFEDLFKNVNNETNSASPMVSEFHYNVVKQNADRLNSAIIYDRDFGYNYFGFKTLERSYLLKINGKIAERPQHMLMRVALGIHGDDIDAAVETYNLLSERYFTHASPTLFAAATNRPQLSSCFLLTMNSDSIEGIFKSVEQCALISKSAGGIGLNVHCIRAKGTSICGTNGTSNGLVPMLRVFNNVARYVDQGGGKRPGAFAIYLEPWHSDVFEFLDLKKNTGKEENRARDLFYALWIPDLFMKRVEANEDWSLMCPHKCPGLQDVWGEKFEELYVKYEQEGRANRTVKAQSLWFAIIESQVETGNPYMLFKDSCNRKSNQQNVGTIKCSNLCTEIVEYSSPDEIAVCNLASIALNMFVTPEKTYDFKKLKEVTKTVAKNLNKIIDINYYPLPEAKKSNFRHRPIGIGVQGFADALILMRLPYESEGASLLNQQIFETIYYGALEASCELSKAFGPYETYEGSPVSKGILQYDMWNKTPTNLWDWQKLKEEIKQHGVRNSLLVAPMPTASTAQIMGNNESFEPYTTNIYTRRVLSGEFQVVNHHLLRDLTELDLWDDEMKNKIISSRGSIQSIETIPQKVRDLYKTVWEISVKSTIQMAADRGAFIDQSQSFNIHVAEPNYGKLTSIHFFSWKAGLKTGMYYLRTKPAANAIQFTVDKKQTAFTLKGQNGHDSILTSPDESINDTQHNESDRERRMAEMVCSLENKDNCLSCGS, encoded by the exons ATGTTGAAGaataaaactttaaaaacggcgaaattgtttgttgtcaAACGAG ATGGAAGACAAGAAGAAGTACATTTTGATAAAATTACCTCACGCATTCAGAAGCTGtgttataatttaaatatggaTTTTGTTGACCCT GTATCCATTACACTTCAAGTAATTAATGGTTTGTACTGTGGTGTCACTACACAAGAACTAGACAATTTGGCTGCAGAAATTTCCGCTGGCTTAACTTGCAATCATGCCGACTATGCCATTTTAGCTGCTCGGATTGCAGTTTCTAATCTGCATAAGGAAACAAAGAAAGTCTTTTCTG ATGTCTTCGAAGATCTTTTCAAAAATGTCAATAACGAAACAAACTCTGCTTCCCCAATGGTATCGGAATTTCATTACAATGTTGTCAAGCAAAATGCTGATCGGTTGAACTCTGCCATTATCTATGACCGAGATTTTGGCTATAACTATTTTGGATTTAAGACGCTCGAGCGCTCCTATTTACTTaaaataaatgggaaaattgCAGAACGCCCACAGCACATGCTAATGCGCGTCGCACTTGGTATTCATGGAGACGACATTGATGCTGCAGTGGAAACGTACAACCTACTGTCGGAACGATATTTTACGCATGCTTCGCCTAccctttttgcagctgctaCAAATCGACCTCAACTATCCTCATGTTTTCTTCTGACAATGAACTCGGATTCAATTGAAGGTATTTTTAAATCAGTTGAACAATGTGCGCTGATATCAAAGTCAGCGGGTGGAATTGGACTTAATGTTCATTGCATTCGTGCCAAAGGCACTTCGATATGTGGAACGAACGGCACTTCAAATGGATTAGTTCCAATGCTAAGAGTTTTTAATAATGTGGCACGCTATGTTGATCAGGGAGGCGGCAAGAGGCCTGGTGCCTTTGCTATTTATTTAGAGCCCTGGCATTCAGATGTTTTTGAATTCTTAgacctaaaaaaaaacacaggaAAGGAAGAAAACCGAGCAAGGGATCTTTTCTATGCTCTATGGATTCCCGATCTTTTCATGAAACGTGTTGAAGCAAATGAAGACTGGTCATTGATGTGTCCACACAAATGTCCTGGACTTCAAGATGTTTGGGGCGAAAAATTTGAAGAGCTTTATGTGAAATATGAGCAAGAGGGACGTGCGAATCGAACAGTGAAAGCTCAGTCGCTATGGTTTGCCATTATAGAATCGCAAGTTGAAACAGGTAACCCGTACATGCTTTTTAAAGACTCTTGTAATAGAAAGAgcaatcaacaaaatgttggcaCCATTAAATGCAGCAATTTATGTACAGAAATTGTTGAATACTCTTCACCCGATGAGATCGCTGTTTGCAATCTAGCTTCAATAGCACTCAACATGTTTGTAACACCTGAGAAAACATATGATTTCAAAAAGCTAAAAGAGGTAACCAAAACAGTTGCCAAAAATCTTAACAAAATAATAGATATTAACTATTACCCCTTGCCAGAAGCCAAGAAGTCCAATTTTAGGCATCGTCCAATTGGAATAGGCGTTCAAGGTTTCGCAGACGCTTTAATCTTAATGCGCTTGCCGTATGAAAGTGAAGGAGCTAGTCttttaaatcaacaaatatttgaaactaTTTATTATGGGGCTTTAGAAGCTAGTTGTGAACTTTCTAAAGCATTTGGTCCATATGAAACCTATGAAGGAAGTCCTGTGAGCAAAGGCATCCTACAATATGATATGTGGAATAAGACTCCAACGAACCTATGGGACTGGCAAAAACTGAAGGAGGAAATTAAACAACACGGAGTTAGGAATTCGTTGTTAGTAGCTCCCATGCCAACAGCATCTACTGCACAAATTATGGGTAACAACGAATCATTCGAACCATATACAACTAATATATATACTAGACGCGTGTTATCTGGCGAATTCCAAGTGGTCAATCATCATCTATTGAGGGATTTAACAGAATTGGACCTTTGGGATGATgagatgaaaaataaaattatttcaagCAGGGGATCCATTCAAAGTATTGAAACTATTCCACAAAAGGTTCGCGATCTTTATAAAACTGTATGGGAAATTTCAGTAAAATCTACAATCCAAATGGCGGCTGATAGAGGTGCATTTATTGATCAAAGTCAGTCGTTTAATATTCATGTTGCAGAACCTAACTATGGCAAGTTGACATCCATACATTTTTTCTCGTGGAAAGCTGGACTAAAAACAGGAATGTATTATTTACGCACAAAACCCGCTGCCAACGCCATACAATTTACAGTCGACAAGAAACAAACTGCATTCACGTTGAAAGGTCAAAATGGGCATGATAGCATATTAACTTCGCCTGATGAAAGTATCAATGACACACAGCATAATGAATCAGATCGAGAACGTAGAATGGCTGAAATGGTGTGCTCGCTCGAAAATAAGGATAATTGTCTATCGTGCGGGTCTTAA
- the LOC117901446 gene encoding sialin isoform X2, with product MIRGTLIQYPRKNLKPEESCVGGILEGGGTEEQTSIVKSVIISSFYWCYVLSQVAGGVATQFFGTKCVFGWSQLATALCSLLIPLAVELHYIAVIVLRSIQGFASGLTWPAMYAIVGYWIPLTERSRFMSSFQGFSIGIGLTYPLCGFILSQFGWQYIFYTTGSLGIGWCLLWYLLAFNTPREHPRITKEELNYIELNVSKEATNTKLKVPWPQIFKSLPAWAIAITTFGRIFLHYIFIVNGPTFMGNVLKFNFETNGFLSGMPFICSYFSSVLFCYIADKFILYKVLSLTNVRKLFTALSQIIPGILIYFIGYVDNIHLLLSIWFIAVIFITASYAGAMANIIDIAPNYGHSAAVLAFCQTIHMSASFISPLTAGFLVTQEDSIDQWRNVFLVAAVISLLTYIVYQIFGTAEIQSWNIKIPKIDHSDEEAEIFPKSNRELNNTSEPM from the exons ATGATTCGAGGGACACTTATTCAATACCCCAGGAAGAACTTGAAGCCAGAAGAGTCCTGCGTCGGTGGCATTTTAGAG gGAGGTGGTACTGAAGAGCAGACATCCATAGTAAAATCAGTCATAATAAGTTCATTCTATTGGTGTTATGTACTATCCCAGGTGGCGGGCGGAGTTGCCACTCAATTTTTTGGAACCAAGTGCGTATTTGGATGGTCACAGCTGGCAACTGCTCTTTGTAGTCTACTTATTCCGTTGGCCGTAGAATTGCATTACATTGCTGTTATTGTGTTACGTTCTATTCAGGGGTTTGCCTCTGGCTTAACGTGGCCTGCTATGTATGCCATAGTGGGGTACTGGATACCACTTACAGAACGTTCTCGTTTTATGTCAAGTTTTCAAGGATTTAGTATTGGAATTGGTTTAACATATCCATTATGCGGATTTATATTATCACAGTTTGGATggcaatatatattttatactaCGGGTTCTTTAGGGATTGGATGGTGTTTGTTATGGTATTTGCTAGCTTTTAACACACCTCGTGAACATCCTCGTATTACTAAAGAGGAACTAAATTACATTGAGTTAAATGTCAGTAAAGAGGCTACTAATACCAAATTAAAAGTGCCATGGCCGCAAATATTTAAGTCTCTGCCAGCATGggcaattgcaattacaacATTTGGAAGAATATTCCtgcattatatttttattgtaaacGGACCCACATTTATGGGCAACGTCTTAAAGTTTAACTTTGAAACAAATGGTTTTCTGTCAGGAATGCCGTTTATTTGCTCATACTTTTCATCGGTGTTGTTTTGTTATATTGCtgataaatttatattgtacAAAGTCCTAAGTCTTACTAATGTGAGAAAATTATTTACAGCATTATCACAGATCATTCCAGGGATATTAATATACTTTATAGGATATGTAGATAACATACATCTTTTATTATCAATTTGGTTTATAGCAGTGATTTTTATAACGGCATCCTATGCAGGAGCAATGGCAAATATAATTGACATAGCACCGAATTATGGACATTCTGCTGCCGTCTTAGCATTCTGCCAAACTATTCATATGTCAGCGTCCTTTATTTCACCATTAACGGCTGGATTTCTTGTTACTCAAGag GACTCTATTGATCAGTGGCGAAACGTTTTTCTAGTTGCTGCAGTAATTTCCTTATTGACTTACATTGTATATCAAATATTTGGAACAGCAGAAATTCAGTCCTGGAATataaaaatacccaaaattGACCATTCCGACGAAGAAGCTGAGATTtttccaaaatcaaatcgGGAACTCAATAACACTTCTGAACCAATGTGA
- the LOC117901446 gene encoding sodium-dependent phosphate transport protein 3 isoform X3: MYYPRWRAELPLNFLEPTLSQIIPGILIYFIGYVDNIHLLLSIWFIAVIFITASYAGAMANIIDIAPNYGHSAAVLAFCQTIHMSASFISPLTAGFLVTQEDSIDQWRNVFLVAAVISLLTYIVYQIFGTAEIQSWNIKIPKIDHSDEEAEIFPKSNRELNNTSEPM, encoded by the exons ATGTACTATCCCAGGTGGCGGGCGGAGTTGCCACTCAATTTTTTGGAACCAA CATTATCACAGATCATTCCAGGGATATTAATATACTTTATAGGATATGTAGATAACATACATCTTTTATTATCAATTTGGTTTATAGCAGTGATTTTTATAACGGCATCCTATGCAGGAGCAATGGCAAATATAATTGACATAGCACCGAATTATGGACATTCTGCTGCCGTCTTAGCATTCTGCCAAACTATTCATATGTCAGCGTCCTTTATTTCACCATTAACGGCTGGATTTCTTGTTACTCAAGag GACTCTATTGATCAGTGGCGAAACGTTTTTCTAGTTGCTGCAGTAATTTCCTTATTGACTTACATTGTATATCAAATATTTGGAACAGCAGAAATTCAGTCCTGGAATataaaaatacccaaaattGACCATTCCGACGAAGAAGCTGAGATTtttccaaaatcaaatcgGGAACTCAATAACACTTCTGAACCAATGTGA
- the LOC117901446 gene encoding sodium-dependent phosphate transport protein 3 isoform X4: MYYPRWRAELPLNFLEPTVIFITASYAGAMANIIDIAPNYGHSAAVLAFCQTIHMSASFISPLTAGFLVTQEDSIDQWRNVFLVAAVISLLTYIVYQIFGTAEIQSWNIKIPKIDHSDEEAEIFPKSNRELNNTSEPM; this comes from the exons ATGTACTATCCCAGGTGGCGGGCGGAGTTGCCACTCAATTTTTTGGAACCAA CAGTGATTTTTATAACGGCATCCTATGCAGGAGCAATGGCAAATATAATTGACATAGCACCGAATTATGGACATTCTGCTGCCGTCTTAGCATTCTGCCAAACTATTCATATGTCAGCGTCCTTTATTTCACCATTAACGGCTGGATTTCTTGTTACTCAAGag GACTCTATTGATCAGTGGCGAAACGTTTTTCTAGTTGCTGCAGTAATTTCCTTATTGACTTACATTGTATATCAAATATTTGGAACAGCAGAAATTCAGTCCTGGAATataaaaatacccaaaattGACCATTCCGACGAAGAAGCTGAGATTtttccaaaatcaaatcgGGAACTCAATAACACTTCTGAACCAATGTGA
- the LOC117901472 gene encoding ATP-dependent RNA helicase DHX33 — MDSKYSLTNNSDVRLISTNFATKRKAEAVKSDMDVKNKFTYPLSTPQNTLPVLPASKRNCIGLQKTSLPVYNCRHRILKEIENNDTVLIMSETGSGKTTQIPQFLLHEGYAKSSMIGITQPRRVAAITVAKRVAQELSSSVGDIVGYTVRFEDLTSKNTKIRYLTDGILLRESIEDRLLLKYSVIILDEAHERTVNADLLFGIVKEAQRERSRKNLPILKVVITSATMDIDHFGKYFKCKGLYLEGRTHPVRVLHAKEPHDDYIHAVLVTLFYIHRTEPINHDVLIFLTGQEEIETLARQIRALSKINVNGPTNVRVCTMYAQLSHNMQLECFLPCPSNIRKIVLATNIAETSITIPGIRCVIDCGFVKEKYFNSVDGIDILKTVRISRAQAWQRTGRAGRDAPGICYRVYAKSEMDSFMNLTQPEILRTNPTSTVLHLLAMDVDCNNFDFLDAPLEESLISAYRSLSGLGAIEYGPISCITPLGRLMSQYPLDPKYSKLLISASKVGCMEEMLRLVSVLSSDNIFISSIAKNELASLAHAKFSSKHGDHLTLLNVFNLFLKTEQQKVWCHDNYLNYRSLIYARNICRQLSEISERLGLTINSSENIELFKKCLLSGFFENIAILQKDGSYLTCSGNLKAKIHPSSVFHLKYKPKCILFTHFVQTDSNYLRLVTDIHMDWAKELVPSLRSQNKILNNC, encoded by the exons ATGGATTCAAAATATTCATTGACCAATAATTCTGATGTACGGCTTATATCAACGAATTTTGCCACTAAGCGGAAAGCTGAGGCAGTCAAATCTGATATGGAcgtgaaaaataaattcacCTACCCGCTGTCCACGCCTCAAAACACGCTACCTGTTTTACCAGCTAGTAAAAGAAATTGCATTGGACTACAAAAAACCTCGTTGCCAGTATACAATTGCCGACATAGAATATTGAAGGAGATAGAGAATAATGACACTGTTTTAATTATGAGTGAAACAGGATCAGggaaaacaacacaaattcCCCAGTTTCTTTTACATGAAGGATATGCAAAGAGTAGCATGATTGGTATTACTCAGCCACGTCGAGTAGCAGCAATCACAGTAGCAAAGCGAGTCGCGCAGGAGTTGTCAAGTAGTGTTGGCGATATTGTGGGATATACAGTTCGTTTCGAGGATCTTACTtcaaagaatacaaaaattcGTTATCTGACAGATGGTATATTATTACGGGAATCTATAGAAGACCGCCTTTTGCTCAAATATTCTGTAATCATTTTGGATGAAGCTCATGAACGTACTGTAAATGCCGACTTATTATTTGGAATTGTAAAAGAAGCTCAAAGGGAAAGAAGTAGAAAAAACTTACCAATTTTAAAAGTTGTGATTACCTCTGCGACGATGGATATTGATCATTtcggaaaatattttaagtgtAAGGGATTGTATTTAGAGGGGAGAACGCATCCCGTCCGTGTATTGCATGCCAAGGAACCACATGATGACTATATCCACGCGGTACTAGTAACACTTTTTTATATTCATCGCACTGAACCAattaa CCATGATGTTTTAATCTTCCTAACGGGACAAGAAGAAATTGAAACGTTGGCTCGACAAATTCGAGCACTTTCGAAG ataaatgtaaatggacCCACAAACGTACGTGTTTGTACAATGTACGCTCAATTATCACACAACATGCAGCTGGAATGTTTTTTGCCTTGTCCATCAAATATACGGAAAATTGTGTTAGCCACAAATATAGCTGAAACGTCGATTACCATACCTGGTATACGCTGCGTCATCGATTGTGGATTTGTAaaagagaaatattttaattccGTTGACGGAATTGATATTTTAAAAACCGTTCGAATATCACGAGCACAAGCATGGCAACGCACTGGACGGGCAGGTCGTGATGCACCTGGAATATGTTACCGGGTATATGCAAAAAGCGAAATGGACTCTTTTATGAACTTGACTCAGCCGGAAATTCTGAGAACAAACCCGACCTCAACAGTGCTTCATCTTTTGGCTATGGATGTAGACTGcaataattttgatttcttAGATGCTCCATTAGAAGAATCACTGATTAGTGCATACAGAAGTTTGAGTGGCCTTGGGGCTATAGAATATGGACCTATATCGTGTATTACACCTTTGGGTCGTTTAATGTCCCAGTATCCATTAGATCCCAAGTATTCTAAATTGTTAATATCAGCTTCAAAGGTTGGTTGTATGGAGGAAATGTTACGCCTTGTTTCAGTCCTTTCGAGtgataatatttttatttcaagcATCGCTAAAAATGAATTGGCTTCACTTGCACATGCCAAGTTTAGCTCTAAGCACGGAGATCATTTAACGCTgctaaatgtttttaatttatttttaaagacaGAACAGCAGAAG gtGTGGTGTCAcgacaattatttaaattaccGCAGTCTAATATACGCTCGTAACATTTGTCGTCAATTGTCAGAAATAAGCGAGCGATTGGGCCTAACTATTAACAGCTCGGAAAACATtgaattgtttaaaaaatgtCTTTTAAGCGGATTTTTCGAAAATATTGCCATATTGCAAAAGGACGGTTCATACTTAACTTGTTCCGGCAATCTTAAGGCTAAAATTCACCCTTCAAGTGTCTTTCACCTAAAGTACAAACCCAAATGTATATTGTTTACTCACTTTGTTCAAACGGACAGTAACTATCTTCGACTAGtcacagatatacatatggaCTGGGCCAAAGAACTAGTACCGAGTCTAAgaagccaaaataaaatactgAATAATTGTTAA
- the LOC117901446 gene encoding sialin isoform X1: MYDSRDTYSIPQEELEARRVLRRWHFRDKIPARLVLYFLSWSGFLVSFMMRNDMNFALVAIYPNDNLNKNMTNTSHTLPGGGTEEQTSIVKSVIISSFYWCYVLSQVAGGVATQFFGTKCVFGWSQLATALCSLLIPLAVELHYIAVIVLRSIQGFASGLTWPAMYAIVGYWIPLTERSRFMSSFQGFSIGIGLTYPLCGFILSQFGWQYIFYTTGSLGIGWCLLWYLLAFNTPREHPRITKEELNYIELNVSKEATNTKLKVPWPQIFKSLPAWAIAITTFGRIFLHYIFIVNGPTFMGNVLKFNFETNGFLSGMPFICSYFSSVLFCYIADKFILYKVLSLTNVRKLFTALSQIIPGILIYFIGYVDNIHLLLSIWFIAVIFITASYAGAMANIIDIAPNYGHSAAVLAFCQTIHMSASFISPLTAGFLVTQEDSIDQWRNVFLVAAVISLLTYIVYQIFGTAEIQSWNIKIPKIDHSDEEAEIFPKSNRELNNTSEPM, encoded by the exons ATGTATGATTCGAGGGACACTTATTCAATACCCCAGGAAGAACTTGAAGCCAGAAGAGTCCTGCGTCGGTGGCATTTTAGAG ACAAAATTCCTGCTCGCTTGGTTCTGTATTTTCTTTCATGGTCTGGTTTTCTTGTATCATTTATGATGCGCAATGATATGAATTTCGCTTTGGTTGCAATATATCCAAATGATAATCTGAACAAGAACATGACTAATACCTCGCATACACTCCCG gGAGGTGGTACTGAAGAGCAGACATCCATAGTAAAATCAGTCATAATAAGTTCATTCTATTGGTGTTATGTACTATCCCAGGTGGCGGGCGGAGTTGCCACTCAATTTTTTGGAACCAAGTGCGTATTTGGATGGTCACAGCTGGCAACTGCTCTTTGTAGTCTACTTATTCCGTTGGCCGTAGAATTGCATTACATTGCTGTTATTGTGTTACGTTCTATTCAGGGGTTTGCCTCTGGCTTAACGTGGCCTGCTATGTATGCCATAGTGGGGTACTGGATACCACTTACAGAACGTTCTCGTTTTATGTCAAGTTTTCAAGGATTTAGTATTGGAATTGGTTTAACATATCCATTATGCGGATTTATATTATCACAGTTTGGATggcaatatatattttatactaCGGGTTCTTTAGGGATTGGATGGTGTTTGTTATGGTATTTGCTAGCTTTTAACACACCTCGTGAACATCCTCGTATTACTAAAGAGGAACTAAATTACATTGAGTTAAATGTCAGTAAAGAGGCTACTAATACCAAATTAAAAGTGCCATGGCCGCAAATATTTAAGTCTCTGCCAGCATGggcaattgcaattacaacATTTGGAAGAATATTCCtgcattatatttttattgtaaacGGACCCACATTTATGGGCAACGTCTTAAAGTTTAACTTTGAAACAAATGGTTTTCTGTCAGGAATGCCGTTTATTTGCTCATACTTTTCATCGGTGTTGTTTTGTTATATTGCtgataaatttatattgtacAAAGTCCTAAGTCTTACTAATGTGAGAAAATTATTTACAGCATTATCACAGATCATTCCAGGGATATTAATATACTTTATAGGATATGTAGATAACATACATCTTTTATTATCAATTTGGTTTATAGCAGTGATTTTTATAACGGCATCCTATGCAGGAGCAATGGCAAATATAATTGACATAGCACCGAATTATGGACATTCTGCTGCCGTCTTAGCATTCTGCCAAACTATTCATATGTCAGCGTCCTTTATTTCACCATTAACGGCTGGATTTCTTGTTACTCAAGag GACTCTATTGATCAGTGGCGAAACGTTTTTCTAGTTGCTGCAGTAATTTCCTTATTGACTTACATTGTATATCAAATATTTGGAACAGCAGAAATTCAGTCCTGGAATataaaaatacccaaaattGACCATTCCGACGAAGAAGCTGAGATTtttccaaaatcaaatcgGGAACTCAATAACACTTCTGAACCAATGTGA